One part of the Microlunatus elymi genome encodes these proteins:
- a CDS encoding type II toxin-antitoxin system VapB family antitoxin has product MSLNIKNERTHALVRELAELTGQSQTSAVEDAVRRRLEELRGEADREERIERLLADLKKARDEFGPIEESEDWDPRGDFLYDAYGVPK; this is encoded by the coding sequence GTGAGCCTCAACATCAAGAACGAGCGCACCCACGCCTTGGTCCGTGAACTGGCCGAGCTGACCGGACAGAGCCAGACCTCGGCAGTGGAGGATGCGGTACGGCGCCGACTCGAGGAACTGCGCGGGGAAGCGGATCGCGAAGAGCGGATCGAGCGACTGCTCGCCGATCTGAAGAAGGCGCGCGACGAGTTCGGGCCCATCGAGGAATCAGAGGACTGGGACCCACGCGGAGACTTCCTGTACGACGCGTACGGAGTTCCGAAGTGA
- a CDS encoding nucleoside hydrolase — protein MAAESWNAPSRRRRVIINTDAKNEADDQFAIVHGVLTPMFDLRGLIAAHFGTRRTDRSMQESRAEIDLLLELLGRTGQVPVADGAPSAIPDESTPAESPGARMIIEESKLAGPGDPLYVAFLGPLTDLASAILLDPELRQRNVVVIWIGGFGYREQPSGDRIEFNLSNDIAAANVVFDSGITVWQVPSSVYTKVSVGYAELSERIGGTSKLADYLITQLVEWNATHHAEPIESRSLGDSPAIGLMMFPLSGQFRTVPAPRFGSNGAYLAGSGHPVKVCEFVDVRFLLEDMFAKIRRFGREHDPLI, from the coding sequence GTGGCTGCCGAGAGCTGGAATGCACCGTCGCGACGCCGGCGCGTGATCATCAACACCGACGCCAAGAACGAGGCGGATGATCAGTTCGCCATCGTGCACGGGGTGTTGACGCCGATGTTCGATCTGCGCGGCCTGATCGCCGCCCACTTCGGCACCCGGCGGACCGACCGCAGCATGCAGGAGTCGCGGGCGGAGATCGATCTGCTGCTCGAGTTGCTCGGCCGTACGGGCCAGGTGCCGGTCGCCGACGGCGCGCCCTCGGCCATCCCTGATGAGTCCACGCCGGCCGAATCACCCGGCGCCCGGATGATCATCGAGGAGAGCAAGCTGGCCGGTCCCGGCGATCCGCTGTACGTGGCCTTTCTCGGCCCGTTGACCGACCTGGCCTCGGCGATCCTGCTCGATCCCGAGCTGCGACAGCGGAACGTGGTGGTGATCTGGATCGGCGGGTTCGGCTATCGCGAGCAGCCGTCGGGCGACCGGATCGAGTTCAACCTGTCCAACGACATCGCCGCGGCCAACGTGGTCTTCGATTCGGGCATCACCGTCTGGCAGGTGCCGTCCTCGGTCTACACCAAGGTCTCGGTCGGGTACGCGGAGTTGTCCGAACGCATCGGCGGCACCAGCAAACTCGCCGACTACTTGATCACGCAACTGGTGGAGTGGAACGCGACGCACCACGCCGAGCCGATCGAATCCCGCTCGCTCGGGGACTCGCCGGCGATCGGCCTGATGATGTTCCCGCTGAGCGGCCAGTTCCGCACCGTGCCGGCGCCACGGTTCGGATCCAACGGCGCCTATCTGGCCGGCTCCGGCCACCCCGTCAAGGTCTGCGAATTCGTGGACGTTCGCTTCCTGCTCGAAGACATGTTCGCCAAGATCCGTCGCTTCGGACGCGAGCACGACCCCCTAATCTGA
- a CDS encoding FadR/GntR family transcriptional regulator produces the protein MSPAFSDDDPAGIQLELNAVPAGSPSAVVARQLLELLTSGDLAPGSRLPPERTLAERLGVGRSAVREALASLEILGIVQVRPGSGTYLQGGASELLPKTLSWGLMLAASRTDDLLELRSSLEATAAESAAARASQDDLQAQAKYLDRMKANLDSPDDFIEADIRFHASIAHAAGNEVLADLLQTIRSLLQLWTRRGLSTRDQAEDAYREHLIIHQAIESGSARKAAAAMRKHMLTASRRVRSTEDA, from the coding sequence ATGTCTCCCGCATTCTCCGACGACGATCCGGCCGGCATCCAGCTGGAGTTGAACGCCGTACCCGCCGGTTCACCGTCGGCCGTGGTGGCCCGTCAACTGTTGGAGTTGCTGACCTCCGGCGATCTTGCGCCCGGCTCCCGGCTGCCACCCGAGCGGACGCTGGCCGAACGGCTCGGAGTCGGACGCTCGGCAGTCCGTGAAGCCCTTGCCTCATTGGAGATTCTCGGCATCGTCCAGGTCCGGCCGGGGTCCGGCACCTACCTGCAGGGCGGTGCGTCGGAGCTGCTGCCCAAGACGCTGAGCTGGGGGCTGATGCTGGCCGCCTCGCGGACCGATGACCTGCTCGAGTTGCGTTCCAGCCTGGAGGCCACGGCGGCCGAGTCGGCAGCCGCCCGGGCAAGCCAGGATGATCTTCAGGCCCAGGCGAAGTATCTGGACCGGATGAAGGCGAATCTTGACTCGCCGGACGACTTCATCGAGGCCGACATCCGATTCCATGCCTCCATCGCGCACGCCGCCGGCAACGAGGTCCTGGCCGACCTGCTGCAGACCATCCGATCCCTGCTGCAGTTGTGGACCCGGCGCGGACTGTCCACCCGGGACCAGGCCGAGGACGCCTACCGCGAGCACTTGATCATCCATCAGGCGATCGAGAGCGGGAGTGCCCGCAAGGCCGCAGCCGCGATGCGCAAACACATGTTGACCGCCAGCCGGCGGGTGCGCTCGACGGAGGACGCGTGA
- a CDS encoding SDR family NAD(P)-dependent oxidoreductase: protein MTDRLQHKTILVTGAGSGIGRAIADRFVTEGARVVYSDRDHQAATTAAGDHDRARNLALDISDEASVVEGFEKLINDGWAPDVVVANAGVQLFGQDAPIADASLEIWRKTIDINLTGTFLTVRQAVRTMLPRGGGSIILTGSPTGLNGEGRDFTAYSSSKAGIHGLGRAVAAAYADRGIRVNTVVPGYTETPLVTAISGDPAERAAITSRIPLGRPGRAEDVVGVMVFLASDESSYATGSIFRVDGGMTAL from the coding sequence ATGACGGATCGCCTGCAGCACAAGACAATCCTGGTCACCGGAGCGGGTTCGGGCATCGGCCGAGCTATCGCCGATCGGTTCGTCACCGAGGGTGCTCGGGTGGTCTACTCCGATCGTGATCATCAGGCCGCCACCACTGCGGCCGGTGATCATGATCGGGCCCGCAACCTCGCATTGGACATCAGCGACGAAGCCAGCGTGGTCGAGGGTTTCGAGAAGTTGATCAACGATGGCTGGGCGCCCGATGTGGTGGTGGCCAACGCCGGGGTGCAACTGTTCGGCCAGGACGCGCCGATCGCCGACGCGTCGCTGGAGATCTGGCGAAAGACCATCGACATCAACCTGACCGGCACCTTCCTGACCGTACGGCAGGCGGTCCGCACCATGCTGCCTCGTGGCGGTGGCTCGATCATCCTCACCGGCAGCCCGACCGGGCTGAACGGTGAGGGCAGGGACTTCACCGCGTACAGCTCGTCCAAGGCCGGCATCCACGGCCTCGGCCGGGCCGTCGCGGCCGCGTACGCCGATCGGGGCATCCGAGTCAACACGGTGGTCCCCGGGTACACTGAAACCCCTTTGGTGACAGCGATCTCAGGCGATCCGGCCGAACGTGCGGCGATCACCTCACGGATCCCGCTGGGCCGTCCGGGCCGGGCCGAGGACGTGGTCGGCGTGATGGTCTTCCTGGCCAGCGACGAGTCTTCGTACGCCACCGGGTCGATCTTCCGGGTGGACGGCGGGATGACCGCGCTGTAG
- a CDS encoding PIN domain-containing protein — MLDSTAIWRIQRSRELSDGWADEADVGALGSCLPQRLEFRRSARNLDEFEQMSGMFSELYPDVPVPKVAWSWVDSAQFRLASRGRHQALSVVDWLVCATAAHHDLVVLHDDRDFHTASELLPDLREHNVHDLPPAGDR, encoded by the coding sequence TTGCTCGATTCGACCGCGATCTGGCGCATCCAACGAAGCCGTGAGTTGTCCGACGGCTGGGCCGACGAGGCCGATGTCGGAGCTCTGGGGTCTTGCCTGCCGCAGCGGTTGGAATTTCGGCGATCCGCGCGGAATCTGGACGAGTTCGAGCAGATGTCCGGCATGTTCTCCGAACTCTACCCGGACGTTCCGGTACCGAAAGTTGCCTGGTCCTGGGTGGATTCAGCGCAATTCCGGCTGGCCTCGCGGGGACGACATCAAGCCCTGTCGGTGGTGGACTGGCTGGTCTGCGCGACGGCCGCACATCACGATCTCGTAGTTCTCCACGACGACCGGGATTTCCACACGGCCTCCGAGTTACTGCCCGACCTGCGCGAGCACAACGTCCACGATCTCCCGCCAGCAGGCGACAGGTAG
- a CDS encoding phosphogluconate dehydrogenase C-terminal domain-containing protein translates to MTDTTAPALTVAVIGAGGKMGTRVSNNLAKSDYHTLYSENSAAGQEAIKALGREITPTDQAVQAADVVILAVPDVVLGKVSEAVVPRLKSGAILLTLDPAAAYAGLLAQRDDVHYAVAHPCHPSVFLERTSKEEWDDTFGGIAAPQEVVAALEEDDDEIRAIAEAVISTIYAPVIAVHWVTVKQLAVLEPTLVETIACMIGDFLHEALEETVNTVGVPREAARAILWGHTWIALTNGLRGSNPFSDACHIAMGYGRESIIKDDWKKIFDDSELDSVIAKMLKIDAVRR, encoded by the coding sequence ATGACTGACACCACCGCCCCAGCACTCACCGTCGCCGTGATCGGCGCCGGCGGCAAGATGGGCACCCGGGTCTCCAACAACCTGGCCAAGAGCGATTACCACACTCTCTACAGCGAGAACTCGGCTGCCGGCCAGGAAGCGATCAAGGCGCTCGGCCGGGAGATCACCCCGACCGACCAGGCGGTGCAGGCCGCCGACGTGGTCATCCTGGCAGTGCCGGATGTCGTTCTGGGCAAGGTATCCGAGGCGGTCGTGCCGCGGCTGAAGTCGGGCGCGATCCTGCTCACCCTGGATCCGGCGGCCGCCTATGCCGGTCTGCTGGCGCAGCGCGACGACGTGCATTACGCCGTTGCCCACCCGTGTCATCCGTCGGTGTTCCTGGAGCGGACCAGCAAGGAGGAGTGGGACGACACCTTCGGCGGAATCGCCGCCCCACAAGAGGTTGTCGCCGCCCTGGAGGAGGACGACGACGAGATCCGGGCGATCGCCGAGGCCGTCATCTCCACGATCTACGCGCCGGTGATCGCGGTGCACTGGGTCACCGTGAAGCAGCTCGCGGTGTTGGAGCCGACCCTGGTCGAGACCATCGCCTGCATGATCGGCGACTTCCTGCACGAGGCACTGGAGGAAACGGTCAACACCGTCGGCGTTCCCCGCGAGGCCGCCCGGGCGATCCTGTGGGGCCACACCTGGATCGCGCTGACCAACGGGCTGCGCGGATCGAATCCGTTCTCCGACGCCTGCCATATCGCGATGGGCTACGGCCGCGAGTCGATCATCAAGGACGACTGGAAGAAGATCTTCGACGACAGCGAGCTGGACTCGGTGATCGCCAAGATGCTCAAGATCGACGCGGTCCGTCGGTAA
- a CDS encoding MGMT family protein → MREDFVEAVLSAVELIPPGQVASYGDLAEYVGSGGPRQIGSVMSHYGGAVCWWRVVRADGRPADGLEVRALQQLRAEGAPIRGDRVIMKRARWRGPSASDGSGE, encoded by the coding sequence GTGCGTGAGGACTTCGTCGAGGCCGTGCTCAGCGCGGTCGAGTTGATTCCGCCCGGCCAGGTGGCCAGCTACGGCGACCTGGCCGAGTACGTGGGCAGCGGCGGACCTCGCCAGATCGGCAGCGTGATGTCGCACTACGGCGGCGCCGTCTGCTGGTGGCGGGTCGTCCGGGCCGACGGGCGACCGGCCGACGGGCTGGAGGTTCGCGCTCTGCAACAGTTACGCGCCGAGGGAGCGCCGATCCGCGGCGATCGGGTGATCATGAAACGAGCACGCTGGCGCGGACCGAGTGCATCCGACGGATCCGGCGAATGA
- a CDS encoding type II toxin-antitoxin system VapB family antitoxin, protein MASTQIDIDDDALDAAMRLAGVRTKKEMVNLALREYAQRRARSEARLRYFAQAQSWDDEDFWRRHEAEKDPE, encoded by the coding sequence ATGGCGTCGACACAGATCGACATCGACGACGACGCACTGGACGCCGCGATGCGCCTGGCGGGAGTGCGAACCAAGAAGGAAATGGTCAACCTCGCGCTACGAGAGTACGCACAGCGGCGTGCCCGAAGCGAGGCGCGGTTACGGTACTTCGCCCAAGCCCAATCGTGGGACGACGAGGACTTCTGGCGCCGCCACGAGGCGGAGAAGGATCCGGAGTGA
- a CDS encoding sugar phosphate isomerase/epimerase family protein, with translation MIGTGTYAYFWRMSDQVDQPISLDDALRDTAAHDLHLFQICDHDPLTTATDQRLDEILKLATDLGIELEVGTKGTDEDQLHRHLQIATRLEAKLVRSMWTAGDDRPDAAETERRLRAVLPAYEKAGVTLALETYEQVPTAALIEVIEKIDSPSLGIVLDPANTVANLELPDDVTRRCAPYVRNWHVKDFDFTRSPGWVGFHYSGVPIGTGRLDYDGIRELIEPDRRRINQIIEFWLPWQGDPAATVRTEETWTNDTITYLRSKQHD, from the coding sequence ATGATCGGAACCGGAACCTACGCCTACTTCTGGCGGATGTCGGATCAGGTCGACCAGCCGATCTCGTTGGACGACGCATTGCGGGACACGGCGGCACACGACCTGCATCTGTTCCAGATCTGCGATCACGATCCGCTGACCACCGCGACCGATCAACGACTGGACGAGATCCTCAAGCTGGCAACAGATCTCGGCATCGAGCTCGAGGTCGGCACCAAGGGCACCGACGAAGATCAGCTGCACCGCCACCTGCAGATCGCAACCCGGCTGGAGGCGAAACTTGTCCGTTCGATGTGGACCGCAGGCGACGATCGACCCGACGCGGCGGAGACCGAACGCCGGCTGCGGGCGGTGCTGCCGGCCTACGAAAAAGCCGGCGTCACGCTGGCGTTGGAGACCTACGAACAGGTCCCCACTGCGGCGCTGATCGAGGTGATCGAGAAGATCGACTCACCGTCGCTGGGGATCGTGCTCGATCCCGCCAACACGGTGGCCAACCTCGAACTGCCCGACGACGTCACCCGACGCTGCGCACCGTACGTGAGGAACTGGCACGTCAAGGATTTCGACTTCACCCGATCCCCCGGCTGGGTCGGCTTCCACTACTCCGGCGTCCCGATCGGCACCGGCCGCCTGGACTACGACGGCATCCGAGAGCTGATCGAACCCGACCGGCGCAGGATCAACCAGATCATCGAGTTCTGGCTGCCCTGGCAGGGAGATCCCGCAGCCACCGTACGGACCGAAGAAACCTGGACCAACGACACCATCACCTATCTGAGGAGCAAGCAGCATGACTGA
- a CDS encoding type II toxin-antitoxin system VapC family toxin, translated as MIVDTSAVIAILFFEPEADEFFDHLASERAVMSAASYVECSVVTDRATTDRFRRPVNPSDLRAYTRRAVDRIVTDLDILISPVTREQADLARTAHRLYGAGSGSPARLNFGDCFSYALAKDTDQPLLYKGTDFDHTDVRIFRR; from the coding sequence GTGATCGTCGACACATCAGCGGTGATCGCGATCCTGTTCTTCGAGCCGGAGGCTGATGAGTTCTTCGATCATCTCGCCTCCGAGCGTGCCGTCATGTCGGCAGCGAGCTATGTCGAATGCTCGGTAGTGACTGATCGGGCGACGACGGACAGGTTTCGTCGTCCGGTCAATCCCTCGGATCTTCGGGCCTACACTCGTCGAGCTGTCGACCGAATCGTCACAGATCTCGACATCTTGATCTCCCCGGTCACCCGTGAGCAGGCCGATCTGGCCCGTACCGCTCATCGGCTCTACGGCGCCGGCTCCGGCAGTCCGGCCAGGCTCAACTTCGGCGACTGCTTCTCCTACGCCCTGGCCAAGGACACCGACCAGCCGCTGCTCTACAAGGGCACCGACTTCGACCACACCGACGTCCGCATCTTCCGACGCTGA
- the moeZ gene encoding adenylyltransferase/sulfurtransferase MoeZ: MVALPPLVEPAAELTQEEVQRYSRHLIIPDVGMDGQKRLKNAKVLIIGAGGLGSPALLYLAAAGVGTLGIIDFDTVDESNLQRQVIHGQSDIGKSKAQSAKESIAEVNPLINVVTHDVRLDNDNVLEIFSQYDLILDGTDNFATRYLVNDAAVLLGKPYVWGSIFRFEGQVSVFWEKHGPNYRDLYPVPPPPGMVPSCAEGGVLGVLCASIGSIMVTEAIKLITGIGEPLIGRLMVYDALEMSYKTLKLRKDPEGQPIEKLIDYDAFCGDLTPEAAEAVSGSTISVQTLKEWLDERERGERDFELIDVREPVEREINNIPGSILLSKGDFQNGSALGQLPQDKQVVLYCKVGGRSAEVLALVHGAGLKDAVHVGGGVAAWVSQIDPSQAAY, translated from the coding sequence ATGGTGGCCCTACCGCCGCTGGTGGAACCCGCCGCAGAGCTGACCCAGGAAGAGGTGCAGCGCTACAGCCGGCACCTGATCATCCCCGACGTCGGGATGGACGGTCAGAAGCGGCTGAAGAACGCGAAGGTCCTGATCATCGGGGCCGGTGGTTTGGGTAGCCCGGCGCTGCTCTATCTGGCTGCGGCCGGTGTCGGCACCCTGGGCATCATCGACTTCGACACGGTCGACGAATCCAATCTGCAGCGGCAGGTGATTCACGGCCAGTCCGACATCGGCAAGTCGAAGGCGCAGTCGGCCAAGGAGTCGATCGCGGAGGTGAACCCGCTGATCAACGTGGTCACCCACGACGTCCGGCTGGACAACGACAACGTGCTGGAGATCTTCAGCCAGTACGACCTGATCCTGGACGGCACCGACAACTTCGCCACCCGGTATCTGGTCAACGATGCCGCGGTGCTGCTCGGCAAGCCGTACGTGTGGGGCTCGATCTTCCGGTTCGAGGGCCAGGTCTCGGTGTTCTGGGAGAAGCACGGCCCCAACTACCGCGATCTCTACCCGGTCCCGCCGCCGCCGGGGATGGTGCCGTCCTGCGCTGAGGGCGGCGTGCTCGGCGTGCTGTGTGCCTCCATCGGTTCGATCATGGTCACCGAGGCGATCAAGTTGATCACCGGCATCGGTGAGCCGTTGATCGGCCGGCTGATGGTCTACGACGCGTTGGAGATGAGCTACAAGACGCTCAAGCTGCGCAAGGATCCCGAGGGTCAGCCGATCGAGAAGTTGATCGACTACGACGCCTTCTGCGGTGACCTGACCCCGGAGGCCGCGGAGGCCGTCTCCGGCAGCACGATCAGCGTGCAGACGCTGAAGGAGTGGCTGGACGAGCGCGAACGCGGCGAGCGCGACTTCGAGTTGATCGACGTCCGCGAGCCGGTGGAGCGGGAGATCAACAACATCCCGGGTTCGATCCTGCTGTCCAAGGGCGACTTCCAGAACGGCAGCGCGCTGGGTCAGTTGCCGCAGGACAAGCAGGTGGTGCTCTACTGCAAGGTCGGCGGCCGGTCGGCCGAGGTGCTGGCGCTGGTGCACGGCGCCGGGCTGAAGGACGCCGTCCACGTCGGCGGCGGGGTCGCCGCCTGGGTCTCCCAGATCGACCCGAGCCAGGCCGCGTACTGA
- a CDS encoding CAP domain-containing protein produces MTRSSRFASAGAGRKVVVGFVTTVLMGATAVLGGPLAPAEAASMGHDYEQSVARLTNHERTKRGLVKLSWGSCLDRYAEAQATWMAKHQKLHHQDLHPILRACDLTWVGENIAVGYPTPAAVTKAWMKSPGHRENILRKQYRRYGLGAYKDSHGRWWVSHVFGRH; encoded by the coding sequence ATGACTCGATCGTCCCGATTCGCTTCGGCCGGTGCCGGCCGCAAGGTCGTCGTCGGATTCGTCACCACCGTGCTGATGGGTGCCACGGCCGTGCTCGGCGGTCCGCTCGCACCGGCCGAGGCCGCCTCGATGGGGCACGACTACGAGCAGTCGGTCGCCCGGCTCACCAATCACGAACGGACCAAGCGCGGCCTGGTGAAGCTCAGCTGGGGCTCCTGCCTGGACCGTTACGCCGAGGCTCAGGCGACCTGGATGGCCAAGCACCAGAAGCTGCACCATCAGGATCTGCACCCGATCCTGCGCGCCTGCGACCTGACCTGGGTGGGCGAGAACATCGCTGTGGGCTACCCGACCCCGGCCGCCGTCACCAAGGCCTGGATGAAGTCGCCGGGACACCGGGAGAACATTCTGCGCAAGCAGTACCGCCGCTACGGGCTCGGTGCCTACAAGGACAGCCACGGCCGGTGGTGGGTCTCGCACGTGTTCGGCCGGCACTGA
- a CDS encoding TetR/AcrR family transcriptional regulator, with product MASNITRMPREQRRTQLLEAASVVFTAKGYHAAAMDDIAEEAGVTKPVLYQHFGSKLDLYLALLDQACQRLVAKVSEALASTDDNSERVVATMTAFYDLVSSERAEFRLIFESDLTGEAAVEERIWQVNNDIADRIAAVIAEDTALGTEQSKLLAISLVGIGHVSARYWVTAGPVAVDEAKRLVSNLAWRGISGFPLTEEAEHAHQAGRHVTGVNPSPADDHRSPA from the coding sequence GTGGCCAGCAACATCACCCGGATGCCCCGTGAGCAGCGCCGTACCCAACTCCTGGAGGCGGCCAGCGTGGTGTTCACCGCGAAGGGTTATCACGCGGCCGCGATGGACGACATCGCCGAGGAGGCGGGCGTCACCAAGCCGGTGCTCTACCAGCACTTCGGCTCCAAGCTCGACCTCTACCTGGCGTTGTTGGATCAGGCCTGCCAGCGACTGGTCGCCAAGGTCTCCGAGGCGCTGGCCTCCACCGACGACAACTCCGAGCGAGTGGTCGCCACGATGACCGCCTTCTACGACCTGGTCTCCAGCGAACGCGCCGAATTCCGGCTGATCTTCGAGTCCGATCTGACCGGCGAAGCGGCCGTGGAGGAACGGATCTGGCAGGTCAACAACGACATCGCCGACCGGATCGCGGCGGTGATCGCCGAGGACACCGCGCTCGGTACCGAACAGTCCAAGCTGCTGGCCATCTCGCTGGTCGGCATCGGCCACGTCAGCGCCCGCTACTGGGTCACCGCCGGCCCGGTCGCGGTGGACGAGGCCAAGCGGCTGGTCAGTAATCTCGCCTGGCGCGGGATCAGCGGATTCCCGCTGACCGAGGAGGCAGAGCACGCCCATCAGGCCGGGCGCCATGTCACCGGCGTCAACCCGAGCCCGGCCGATGATCACAGGAGTCCAGCATGA
- a CDS encoding MFS transporter: MNRTGDPYGSPVAKHQFPGVVVDTIPPPGRPSPERSAIRKISIRIVPFVALMFFINFLDRTAISFAAPNGMEQDLGLTAAQFGLASGVFFIGYIILEVPSNLALHRYGARRWLARIMVSWGIVSLLFVWVQNFPQLVALRFLLGVAEAGFFPGAILFLSSWVPAAYRGRILALFYLAQPLTSVIGAPLAGLLLQQHGALGLAGWRFMFLGVSIPAIIIGVVCWFYLKDKPADAGWLTGPERSWLEQSLAREEAAKQPEQKAKGGLRAAFGSGRVWVLCLVYFGFIYGLYALSFFLPTIINGFQDQYHVEIGTLTQGLITAIPYVPAAIALWFWTRDATRRGLRTWHIAIPALVGGVSIPLALFAGSLAATVAVISITAMSIFAALPNFWTLPTRFLSGAGAAAGVALINTVGNIAGFAAPYVTGGVHDWTGGYQVPMIIVGFFMVLSAVLITLLARRTPQAQQAPQSAPSTAEELGS, from the coding sequence ATGAATCGCACCGGCGATCCGTACGGATCGCCGGTCGCCAAGCATCAATTCCCAGGAGTCGTCGTGGACACCATCCCGCCTCCGGGCCGTCCGTCCCCCGAGCGCAGCGCCATCCGCAAGATCTCGATCCGGATCGTGCCGTTCGTCGCGCTGATGTTCTTCATCAACTTCCTCGACCGGACCGCGATCTCCTTCGCGGCACCGAACGGGATGGAGCAGGACCTCGGGCTGACCGCGGCTCAGTTCGGCCTCGCCTCCGGTGTCTTCTTCATCGGCTACATCATCTTGGAGGTCCCCTCCAACCTCGCTCTGCATCGCTACGGAGCGCGCCGCTGGCTGGCCCGGATCATGGTCTCCTGGGGCATCGTGTCGCTGCTGTTCGTCTGGGTGCAGAACTTCCCGCAGCTGGTCGCACTGCGATTCCTGCTCGGCGTGGCCGAGGCCGGTTTCTTCCCCGGCGCGATCCTGTTCCTGTCCAGCTGGGTGCCGGCGGCCTACCGCGGTCGCATCCTGGCGTTGTTCTATCTGGCCCAGCCGCTGACCAGCGTGATCGGCGCTCCGTTGGCCGGACTGCTGCTGCAGCAACACGGGGCACTCGGCCTGGCCGGCTGGCGATTCATGTTCCTCGGCGTCTCGATCCCGGCGATCATCATCGGTGTGGTGTGCTGGTTCTACCTCAAGGACAAGCCCGCCGACGCCGGCTGGCTCACCGGCCCGGAACGGTCCTGGCTGGAGCAGTCGCTGGCCCGCGAGGAGGCCGCCAAACAGCCGGAGCAGAAGGCCAAGGGCGGCCTGCGGGCCGCGTTCGGGTCCGGCCGGGTCTGGGTGCTCTGCCTGGTCTACTTCGGTTTCATCTACGGCCTGTACGCGCTGTCGTTCTTCCTGCCGACGATCATCAACGGCTTCCAGGATCAGTACCACGTCGAGATCGGCACCCTGACCCAGGGACTGATCACCGCCATCCCGTACGTGCCGGCCGCGATCGCCTTGTGGTTCTGGACTCGGGACGCCACCCGGCGCGGACTGCGCACCTGGCACATCGCAATCCCGGCCCTGGTCGGCGGCGTCAGCATCCCGCTGGCCCTGTTCGCCGGCTCCTTGGCCGCGACCGTCGCGGTGATCTCGATCACGGCGATGTCGATCTTCGCCGCACTGCCGAACTTCTGGACGCTGCCGACCCGGTTCCTGTCCGGTGCCGGCGCCGCCGCTGGGGTCGCCTTGATCAACACTGTCGGCAACATCGCCGGCTTCGCCGCCCCGTACGTCACCGGTGGTGTGCATGATTGGACCGGCGGCTACCAGGTGCCGATGATCATCGTCGGCTTCTTCATGGTGTTGTCGGCGGTCCTGATCACCCTGCTGGCTCGCCGGACACCGCAGGCCCAGCAGGCGCCGCAGTCGGCGCCGTCCACGGCCGAGGAGCTCGGCTCATGA
- a CDS encoding cold-shock protein — MAQGTVKWFNAEKGYGFIAVDGGGPDVFVHYSAIESTGFRTLDEGQRVEFQTTQGPKGPQADQVHAI, encoded by the coding sequence ATGGCGCAGGGAACCGTCAAGTGGTTCAATGCCGAAAAGGGCTACGGCTTCATTGCCGTGGACGGCGGCGGCCCGGACGTATTCGTGCACTACAGCGCGATCGAGTCCACCGGATTCCGGACCCTCGACGAGGGCCAGCGGGTGGAGTTCCAGACCACCCAGGGCCCGAAGGGTCCGCAGGCTGATCAAGTTCACGCGATCTGA